A single Bifidobacterium asteroides DNA region contains:
- a CDS encoding MFS transporter, with protein sequence MAAAKSPFLRLFTYPGAAGFCLSAVLARLPLGMMGLGIVLALNNIYDNWTSAGLMSAVYTLCAALVTPFYARLFDRFGQRRVGVTALIVQALAILGFAVGAMRRVPLGVLFVLAALMGLTQFAFGALVRTRWAWVLRDDKTNLLNTAYALESGLDECVFILGPILSAYLATSVSPVSQLYLPALALLVGGLTFFAMRSTEPPAVVRMEAVDQSPADHSPVDAHGTVLPGDTDGHQGSRSALVYPGILLLVVIFVVFNMSFSAVDVSVTALTKSMGREGAVGLQLALFALGSLCGALIFGSVKLKGSRWRYLTTFLVLLTLGYVVFRLVMDNLVLLGLAEVLTGLCVSPIFATGNLIVRENVDARALTEGLSWLSTGGSIGTSLGSTLAGVALDQFGPHGGMTIPAVVTCCAVPLALLGWARSRRRGMVVEKTENA encoded by the coding sequence ATGGCGGCCGCTAAATCCCCCTTCCTGCGCCTGTTCACCTACCCGGGCGCCGCCGGTTTCTGCCTGTCGGCCGTCCTGGCCCGCCTGCCCCTGGGCATGATGGGTCTGGGCATCGTACTGGCCCTGAACAACATCTATGACAACTGGACCTCGGCCGGGCTGATGAGCGCCGTCTACACGCTCTGCGCGGCCCTGGTCACCCCCTTCTACGCTCGTCTGTTCGACCGGTTCGGCCAGCGTCGGGTTGGAGTGACCGCCCTGATCGTGCAGGCTCTGGCCATACTGGGATTTGCGGTGGGAGCCATGCGCCGGGTTCCCTTGGGAGTGCTCTTTGTGCTGGCGGCCCTGATGGGCCTGACCCAGTTCGCCTTCGGAGCCCTGGTGCGCACCCGCTGGGCCTGGGTGCTGCGCGATGACAAGACCAATCTGCTCAACACCGCCTACGCCCTGGAGTCAGGTCTGGACGAGTGCGTCTTCATCCTGGGGCCTATCCTCTCCGCCTACCTGGCCACCTCGGTCAGCCCGGTCTCCCAGCTCTACCTGCCCGCTCTGGCCCTGCTGGTTGGCGGACTGACCTTCTTCGCCATGCGTTCCACCGAGCCCCCGGCCGTCGTTCGCATGGAGGCCGTCGACCAGTCGCCAGCGGATCATTCCCCGGTGGACGCCCACGGAACCGTTCTGCCAGGTGACACTGACGGCCACCAGGGCTCGCGCTCGGCTCTGGTCTATCCGGGCATCCTCCTGCTGGTGGTGATCTTCGTCGTCTTCAACATGAGCTTCTCGGCGGTGGACGTCTCGGTGACCGCCCTGACCAAGTCCATGGGCCGCGAGGGTGCGGTAGGCCTGCAGCTGGCCCTGTTCGCCCTGGGGTCCCTGTGTGGGGCGCTGATCTTCGGCTCGGTCAAGCTCAAAGGATCCCGCTGGCGCTATCTGACGACCTTCCTGGTGCTGCTGACCCTGGGCTACGTGGTCTTCCGCCTGGTCATGGACAACCTGGTCCTGCTGGGTCTGGCCGAGGTGCTGACCGGCCTGTGCGTCTCGCCCATCTTCGCCACCGGCAACCTGATCGTGCGCGAGAACGTGGATGCCCGGGCCCTGACCGAGGGCCTCTCCTGGCTGTCCACAGGCGGATCCATCGGCACATCCTTGGGATCAACCCTGGCCGGAGTCGCCCTGGATCAGTTCGGGCCCCACGGCGGCATGACCATCCCCGCGGTGGTCACCTGCTGCGCTGTTCCTCTGGCCCTGCTGGGCTGGGCCAGGAGCCGCAGGAGGGGTATGGTCGTGGAAAAGACCGAAAATGCATAG
- the dapB gene encoding 4-hydroxy-tetrahydrodipicolinate reductase, which translates to MIRVSVLGAGGRMGTEVVRALKGAQDMQTALLLGPDDDPSSINPSNTDVAVDFTSPDAVLANTLTLIGQGVHSVIGTTGWTKERLDQVRQALDGHPGLSVFIAPNFAISAVLADRFAAMAARYFESAEVVELHHPDKVDAPSGTALGTASAIAEARRQAGMGPMPDATQQADASRGRVVDGVHVHAVRLRGLNAHEEILMGNPGEQLTIRADSFERVSFMPGVLLAVRRAGSIPGLTVGLDHYLF; encoded by the coding sequence ATGATCCGCGTATCGGTGCTGGGCGCAGGCGGACGCATGGGAACCGAGGTGGTGCGTGCTCTGAAGGGCGCGCAGGATATGCAGACGGCCCTGCTGCTGGGGCCGGATGACGATCCGTCGTCCATCAATCCGAGCAACACGGATGTGGCGGTCGACTTCACCAGCCCCGATGCCGTCCTGGCCAATACCCTGACCCTGATAGGGCAGGGGGTTCACTCCGTCATAGGCACCACCGGCTGGACCAAGGAGCGTCTGGACCAGGTCAGGCAGGCTCTGGACGGCCATCCCGGGCTCAGCGTCTTCATCGCCCCCAACTTCGCCATCTCCGCAGTGCTGGCCGACCGGTTCGCAGCCATGGCTGCCCGCTACTTCGAGTCGGCCGAGGTGGTCGAGCTGCACCATCCTGACAAGGTCGATGCCCCTTCCGGCACGGCTCTGGGGACCGCTTCCGCCATCGCCGAGGCCCGCCGTCAGGCTGGCATGGGTCCCATGCCCGACGCGACCCAGCAGGCTGATGCTTCCAGGGGCCGGGTGGTTGACGGTGTCCATGTCCACGCCGTCCGGCTGCGGGGACTCAATGCGCACGAGGAGATCCTCATGGGCAACCCCGGCGAGCAGCTGACCATCCGCGCAGACAGCTTCGAGCGTGTCTCCTTCATGCCCGGAGTCCTCCTGGCCGTGCGCCGTGCCGGGAGCATTCCCGGACTGACCGTGGGCCTGGATCACTATCTGTTCTGA
- the dapA gene encoding 4-hydroxy-tetrahydrodipicolinate synthase, with translation MTETGVHLLPPAPFGRVIPAMITPMNKDGSVDYEAAANLARTLVADGADGILVNGTTGESPVTHMEEKVNLVRAVKDAVEVPVISGAGSNDTAHTVRMVEMTQEAGADALLVVMPYYSRPSQDGVVAHFRSVCQSAQRPIILYDVPGRTGLHVELDTYRRLAELDGVTAVKDATGDLASMPRKRQETGLTWYSGDDGLYLPFLALGAVGIISVIAHVASGPMKRLADEFDAGDLDGARNLAARLDPLVQTLNGQGQQAVMAKAALKAAGRLDQTAMRLPNLGPDEDQVALARKGMKAAGLI, from the coding sequence ATGACTGAGACTGGTGTCCATCTGCTTCCTCCTGCCCCGTTTGGCCGGGTGATCCCCGCCATGATCACGCCTATGAATAAAGACGGATCCGTTGATTACGAGGCTGCCGCCAATCTGGCCCGGACCCTGGTGGCCGATGGGGCTGACGGCATCCTGGTCAACGGCACCACAGGCGAGTCTCCCGTCACCCACATGGAGGAGAAGGTCAACCTGGTCAGGGCCGTCAAGGATGCCGTCGAAGTGCCTGTCATCTCCGGAGCGGGATCCAACGACACCGCGCACACGGTACGGATGGTGGAGATGACCCAGGAGGCCGGGGCCGATGCCCTGCTGGTGGTCATGCCCTACTATTCGCGGCCCTCCCAGGATGGGGTGGTGGCCCACTTCCGCTCGGTCTGCCAGTCGGCTCAGCGACCGATTATTCTCTACGATGTGCCTGGACGGACCGGACTGCACGTCGAGCTGGACACCTACCGGCGGCTGGCCGAGCTGGACGGGGTAACAGCCGTCAAGGATGCCACAGGCGACCTGGCCTCCATGCCCCGCAAGCGCCAGGAGACCGGCCTGACCTGGTATTCAGGTGACGATGGCCTCTATCTGCCCTTCCTGGCCCTGGGCGCGGTAGGCATCATTTCGGTGATCGCCCATGTAGCCTCCGGGCCTATGAAGCGCCTGGCCGATGAATTCGATGCCGGTGACCTGGATGGCGCAAGGAATTTGGCTGCACGTCTGGATCCGCTGGTCCAGACTCTGAATGGCCAGGGTCAGCAGGCCGTCATGGCCAAGGCTGCTCTGAAGGCAGCCGGAAGACTGGATCAGACCGCCATGAGGCTGCCCAATCTGGGTCCCGATGAGGATCAGGTGGCTCTTGCCCGTAAGGGCATGAAGGCTGCTGGACTGATCTGA
- a CDS encoding DUF805 domain-containing protein: MASALLSKRPPRVDVMKGYEPMYDATMQECMQRPFYLYARGRGRSCRKEIWVFAAFIWVLDTFLTRLFSSGLLAVIPGLFSLAVLVPMYALMVRRLHDLALSGWLALVPYVLEVVGVGLIVGPMVSDALEGLDPSAPSPTGIVILLLAVVVRLAIMCVPSRRRHPVVDNGSLGASQTGTAQYPGDPNGQ, translated from the coding sequence ATGGCCAGTGCCTTGTTATCGAAGAGGCCGCCTCGTGTGGATGTGATGAAGGGGTACGAGCCCATGTACGATGCGACCATGCAGGAGTGCATGCAGCGGCCCTTCTACCTGTATGCGAGGGGGAGGGGGCGTTCCTGCCGCAAGGAGATATGGGTTTTCGCCGCGTTCATCTGGGTCTTGGACACCTTCCTGACCCGCTTGTTCTCTTCGGGTCTCTTGGCCGTCATACCGGGGCTGTTCTCCCTGGCGGTTCTGGTGCCTATGTATGCCCTGATGGTGCGGCGTCTGCATGATCTGGCCCTGTCGGGGTGGTTGGCGCTCGTCCCCTATGTGCTGGAGGTGGTGGGCGTGGGTCTGATTGTCGGTCCGATGGTGTCGGATGCCTTGGAAGGGCTGGATCCGTCCGCCCCTTCGCCTACGGGGATCGTCATCCTCCTTCTGGCTGTGGTAGTCCGGCTGGCCATCATGTGCGTTCCCTCGCGTCGCCGTCATCCAGTTGTCGATAACGGAAGCCTCGGTGCGAGTCAGACTGGCACGGCACAGTATCCAGGGGACCCGAACGGACAGTGA
- a CDS encoding DUF805 domain-containing protein: MYDATFRECLQRPFYLFARGRGRSCRKEIWVFFIVLSIVEQGLSKVCGGGSWALIPLVFDLIMVVPEYALEVRRLHDLLLSGWLTLIPYGLMVIATIGLVKSRMLTIGGGPLLLAVIPLLVAIVIQLVIMCTPSRHRRLSFDNGVIDNGVIDNGTIGAGVNQSGTTRP; the protein is encoded by the coding sequence ATGTATGACGCTACATTTCGAGAATGTCTGCAGCGGCCGTTCTACCTGTTTGCCCGGGGTCGGGGGAGATCGTGCCGCAAGGAGATATGGGTGTTCTTCATCGTTCTATCAATTGTAGAGCAGGGCCTGAGTAAGGTCTGCGGCGGGGGATCCTGGGCTCTCATCCCCCTGGTCTTCGACCTGATCATGGTGGTGCCAGAGTATGCTCTGGAGGTGCGGCGTCTTCATGATTTATTGCTGTCGGGATGGCTGACTTTGATACCGTACGGTCTTATGGTTATAGCCACGATTGGTCTGGTGAAATCTCGAATGTTGACCATAGGTGGCGGTCCTTTGCTCTTGGCTGTCATCCCGCTGCTTGTGGCGATAGTGATTCAGCTGGTCATCATGTGCACGCCTTCCCGTCATCGCCGTCTGTCTTTTGACAACGGGGTAATCGACAACGGAGTAATCGACAACGGGACAATAGGGGCGGGAGTGAACCAGTCGGGTACTACCCGACCTTGA
- a CDS encoding YbjN domain-containing protein, translating into MEQPMKSVVDGKRIQQWLDAQGYRVEYHEQAWIGLWGNIALDFSVRGEHDKYLVVHGTEQGSHPNGQHDLLEDVCNAWNRYYEGPGAYLQSSENGLIFHTLFVVNCQGGMDDDQFDRLMKYAMAGSEGFLGFAREQLSRMRMA; encoded by the coding sequence ATGGAACAGCCGATGAAATCCGTCGTTGACGGGAAGAGAATACAGCAGTGGTTGGATGCCCAAGGATACCGTGTCGAATATCATGAGCAGGCCTGGATCGGTTTATGGGGGAATATCGCGCTCGATTTCAGTGTCCGTGGCGAGCATGATAAGTATCTGGTGGTTCATGGGACTGAGCAGGGCAGTCATCCGAATGGCCAGCATGATTTGCTTGAGGATGTCTGCAATGCCTGGAACCGGTACTATGAGGGGCCGGGTGCCTATTTGCAGAGTTCCGAGAACGGCTTGATCTTCCACACGTTGTTCGTGGTGAACTGCCAGGGCGGTATGGATGATGACCAGTTCGATCGCCTGATGAAGTATGCCATGGCGGGTTCGGAAGGTTTCCTTGGCTTTGCCCGGGAGCAGCTGTCGAGGATGAGGATGGCCTAG
- the dapA gene encoding 4-hydroxy-tetrahydrodipicolinate synthase: MSELQTHLLDKAPFGRVVPAMVTPMNHDGSVDFEAAGKLARRLVADGADGLLVNGTTGESPATHMEEKVDLVRAVKASVDVPVISGAGSNDTAHTVRMAEMTQEAGADALLVVMPYYSRPSQDGVVAHFRSVCQSADRPIVLYDVPGRTGLHVTVDTYRRLAELPHVEAVKDATGDLAAVPIKRKETGLIWYSGDDGLYLPFLALGAVGIISVMAHVASGPMQDLATRFDQGDLKGAQRLSTALAPLVQALNGQGQQAVMAKAALKVAGVLDSTTMRLPNLGPGKDQLIQAEKGMKAAGLMRS, from the coding sequence ATGTCTGAGCTTCAAACCCATCTGTTGGACAAGGCCCCGTTTGGGCGGGTCGTGCCGGCCATGGTCACCCCTATGAACCATGACGGGTCCGTGGATTTTGAGGCCGCTGGCAAACTGGCCCGCAGACTTGTCGCTGATGGGGCGGATGGGTTGCTGGTCAACGGCACCACCGGCGAATCTCCGGCCACCCACATGGAAGAGAAAGTCGATTTGGTGCGAGCCGTAAAGGCTTCGGTGGACGTGCCGGTCATCTCGGGTGCGGGCTCCAATGACACGGCCCATACGGTTCGTATGGCCGAGATGACCCAGGAAGCCGGGGCGGATGCGCTCCTGGTGGTCATGCCTTACTATTCCAGACCCTCCCAGGATGGGGTGGTAGCGCATTTCAGGTCCGTCTGCCAGTCTGCGGATCGTCCCATTGTGCTCTACGATGTACCCGGCCGCACCGGGTTGCACGTGACTGTGGATACCTACCGTCGTCTTGCCGAATTGCCGCATGTCGAGGCGGTCAAGGATGCCACTGGTGATCTGGCCGCAGTTCCTATCAAGCGCAAGGAGACGGGGCTGATCTGGTATTCCGGTGATGACGGGCTGTACCTGCCCTTCCTGGCCTTGGGTGCCGTCGGCATCATATCGGTCATGGCCCATGTGGCCAGCGGCCCTATGCAGGATCTGGCGACTCGGTTCGATCAAGGCGACCTGAAAGGGGCGCAGAGGTTGTCGACCGCCTTGGCGCCGCTGGTTCAGGCTCTGAACGGCCAAGGGCAGCAGGCGGTAATGGCCAAGGCCGCTTTGAAAGTGGCCGGCGTCTTGGACAGTACGACGATGAGGCTCCCTAATCTCGGGCCTGGCAAGGACCAGCTGATCCAAGCCGAGAAAGGCATGAAGGCCGCAGGGCTGATGCGTTCCTGA